In the genome of Montipora foliosa isolate CH-2021 chromosome 3, ASM3666993v2, whole genome shotgun sequence, one region contains:
- the LOC137995816 gene encoding uncharacterized protein produces MISVSKCINFHVIYCRVESEENDAKTSLSGSGSQDQIEAAFCYLGDEDIPVYATEIKELSNIDIARLLLDPPEDKVAIKPPVKCQESKVFVIDKKAPCFRNPDDWKADGLGVFKNDGSHVIAYYEDKDPEIRFISKTKPEDCKRSTVLLKRTYWTHAQHPDFRRRAYEMFRYNGHVFMPEQFVLLQYSFCGKPHAITTKPHGNSKSEKAFTRTKPGVLESIKGKVKGSAPPSQVYDEVFEEAGGLLNVCSLSDVPRNRKQVENAKYKGKEARSQDELYDLTLKSKEEEEAGKVYIRRLQVAPSPACVLASDRQVQDVKRFCANTTNTFSVLSIDTTFNIGEFYVTPTTYKHLLLEDRRTGKPPLLFGPTLIHTRKNSDTFSYFGATLTGLDNGTKNIRFVGSDREEAVEKGMSPYLPIATWLACKRHVEEDCKRKLRSLGISAEHCTAFLQDIFGSDVKQEKGLIDSDGCKDFDAKLESLESVWNSRERKSRGTVLSHSSEAEFHKYFMANVAEDMKKKMISPVRKRAGFGESFFYNNGAESKHQRIKARKRQMYGDRKLAWTEVVDLLKSISEEEERNCERAIVDEGPYKIGQPCSSKLQVTFSVYISKSHAQKEKINKRVHELTLEAALLQEGVPVHQAKKNLTECAYKNVPKSVGGKPGDTERKRKRLPQTQRSTSEYRERIATPPKPTLDTTTFKVKWLKNSRVYRCYGCRQNIRPKPQKGEAEVVPPPPWDFVLARLELRPIPNRDGELRMSIKPEPVHYHPKLSCIRNAHGKKYYPSVEVTEADKEAMDDVHLEHLRNEFGI; encoded by the coding sequence ATGATTTCGGTTTCGAAATGCATTAATTTTCACGTGATATATTGTAGGGTTGAGTCTGAAGAAAACGATGCTAAAACGTCGTTGAGCGGTTCCGGCTCCCAGGATCAGATTGAAGCTGCTTTCTGTTATCTCGGAGATGAAGATATCCCAGTGTATGCCACAGAAATAAAGGAATTGTCCAACATCGACATAGCACGGCTATTGCTGGATCCCCCTGAGGATAAGGTGGCAATTAAACCACCCGTCAAGTGTCAAGAAAGTAAAGTTTTCGTCATCGATAAGAAGGCGCCTTGTTTTCGTAACCCAGATGACTGGAAAGCAGATGGTCTCGGAGTTTTTAAAAATGATGGAAGTCATGTCATTGCTTATTACGAGGACAAAGATCCGGAAATCCGCTTCATTTCCAAAACAAAACCCGAAGACTGTAAACGCTCAACAGTTCTTCTCAAGAGGACGTACTGGACGCACGCTCAACATCCCGATTTCCGCAGAAGAGCTTATGAAATGTTCCGATATAATGGGCACGTCTTCATGCCTGAACAATTCGTACTTTTACAGTACAGTTTCTGTGGAAAACCCCATGCAATCACTACCAAACCGCACGGCAATTCTAAGTCGGAGAAGGCGTTTACTCGCACGAAACCTGGAGTTTTGGAGAGCATTAAAGGAAAGGTGAAGGGTTCTGCTCCTCCGTCACAAGTGTATGACGAAGTGTTCGAAGAGGCCGGGGGCCTGCTCAACGTTTGCAGCCTCTCAGATGTTCCCAGAAACAGAAAGCAAGTGGAGAACGCAAAATATAAAGGAAAAGAAGCCAGAAGTCAAGACGAGTTATATGACCTCACCCTTAAGTCaaaagaggaagaggaagcGGGAAAAGTTTACATTCGACGCCTACAAGTTGCTCCTAGTCCGGCATGCGTTTTAGCGTCTGATAGGCAAGTTCAAGATGTCAAGCGGTTTTGTGCCAATACTACCAACACATTTTCAGTGCTCTCCATCGACACAACTTTCAACATTGGTGAATTCTACGTGACACCTACCACCTACAAGCATTTGTTGCTGGAGGACAGGAGAACTGGGAAGCCCCCTCTTTTATTCGGGCCAACACTGATACACACTAGGAAGAACAGCGACACATTCAGCTACTTTGGAGCCACACTCACAGGACTTGACAACGGCACGAAAAACATACGATTTGTAGGGTCCGACCGTGAAGAAGCAGTTGAGAAGGGAATGAGTCCTTATCTTCCCATAGCAACATGGCTTGCATGTAAAAGGCACGTAGAAGAAGACTGTAAAAGGAAGCTTCGCTCATTAGGAATTTCAGCAGAGCACTGCACAGCGTTTCTTCAAGACATATTTGGGTCTGATGTCAAGCAGGAAAAAGGGCTTATTGACTCAGACGGGTGCAAAGACTTTGATGCTAAGCTTGAAAGTTTGGAAAGCGTTTGGAATTCAAGAGAAAGGAAATCAAGGGGCACAGTGCTCTCCCATTCAAGCGAAGCAGAATTTCACAAGTACTTTATGGCAAACGTTGCAGAAGacatgaagaagaagatgatttCACCCGTCAGGAAACGTGCTGGCTTTGGGGAGTCGTTTTTCTACAACAATGGGGCAGAGTCCAAGCATCAGCGGATAAAGGCAAGGAAGAGACAGATGTATGGAGATCGAAAACTTGCTTGGACAGAAGTAGTTGACTTGCTGAAATCTATTTCCGAAGAAGAGGAAAGGAATTGCGAAAGAGCTATAGTGGATGAAGGTCCTTACAAGATAGGCCAGCCCTGCAGTTCAAAGCTTCAAGTCACATTCTCGGTCTACATCAGCAAGTCTCACGCCCAAAAGGAGAAGATCAATAAGAGGGTGCACGAACTTACGCTGGAAGCAGCGTTACTACAGGAAGGCGTGCCAGTTCATCAAGCAAAGAAGAATTTGACTGAATGTGCGTACAAGAACGTGCCAAAGTCAGTCGGTGGGAAACCAGGAGACACGGAACGAAAGAGAAAACGTCTTCCACAAACCCAACGTTCAACTAGTGAGTACAGAGAGAGAATTGCAACACCACCGAAACCAACTCTCGACACAACCACGTTTAAAGTCAAATGGCTCAAGAACTCAAGGGTCTACAGATGTTACGGGTGTCGACAAAACATCCGTCCCAAACCCCAGAAAGGCGAAGCGGAAGTAGTTCCTCCACCACCTTGGGACTTTGTTCTTGCTCGACTAGAACTCAGGCCAATCCCTAACCGTGATGGGGAGTTGAGGATGTCAATCAAACCAGAGCCAGTGCATTATCACCCAAAGTTGTCATGCATTCGCAACGCCCACGGCAAAAAGTACTATCCGTCGGTAGAGGTAACGGAAGCTGACAAGGAGGCGATGGATGATGTCCATCTTGAGCATTTACGTAACGAGTTCGGTATATGA